DNA sequence from the Candidatus Hydrogenedentota bacterium genome:
TATGCTTTCCTGTTTCCAATGCGTAGGTCAGCGGCAACTTCGTCTTCTTCAACAACGCCAGCGCGCGGGACAGGTCAAGAACCCCTTGGCCGAGGCCGAGGTGGTCGTCCATCGATCCCATGCAATCGTTGATGTGTACGTGTCGCAGGTGGTCGCCGCTGCCGTCGATCCACTCGGCGATGTCGAGCGTCGAGTGAATCTCGGCGTGCGCCACGTCAAGGCATAATTTGAAGTACGGCGAGTCGAACGCATCCGCGACCATCCGCGCCGGCACGGGCGAGTCGTCAAACATGTTCTCGATGTAAATCGGTATCTTGCGCTTTTCCGCCTCTTCAATCATTTCCGGCCAAAAGCGCAAGCTATTCTCGTGATAGACCTTCTTGTATACGGGCACGCGGATGATCGGATTGAACTGGCTGTGGAACAGCACGTAGTGCGCGCCCAGC
Encoded proteins:
- a CDS encoding sugar phosphate isomerase/epimerase — protein: MPHKKASSKRPLIPRARLMVAVALDYEHELRCAEQYGVGAEIQTFGFPQFIEKDSTKLFQRMVKQVDALKGPIGCHGPFIDTIHHSPDPDIREVCRIRYLRAFDVAEALGAHYVLFHSQFNPIIRVPVYKKVYHENSLRFWPEMIEEAEKRKIPIYIENMFDDSPVPARMVADAFDSPYFKLCLDVAHAEIHSTLDIAEWIDGSGDHLRHVHINDCMGSMDDHLGLGQGVLDLSRALALLKKTKLPLTYALETGKHTAASMRYLGIGKQA